In a genomic window of Methylobacter sp. YRD-M1:
- a CDS encoding NAD-glutamate dehydrogenase domain-containing protein, translated as MDILLTSDEHAVKGTRQRQQLVAVQCLLDSHQDHQRRRFLRKLADYLLFPDSYLIAFPAPLLAELIDQILDFIETKPEAAAMKIVSLDDGDNRLLLVNCQNVPHIVDSIMALQAKLDITIELLAHPVLSVMRRDGHVVYLENDVLSGGTELLILIRLGFVDEKCDALLLQGIARAIAAALKIDRSRAEIHSKLSGLKQIPALEKYAAFIDWLKDDAFVFVAWQRLSSDLPVQQMIALAEDALTDIAPYACYDADFPCGLENILARQTEVIVETIPVISPIIQARPLVYLGFRQIGADGAWIEHSFFGLFDEVELNGTLNTIPALSEKIDRALHAIKVYRDSHEYFQLKEIFNLFPKVEVFLSDDIQLHLIAQSLKRYLYRPEVIKLLILTSASPNRLSALIIVPVVLYRAGIEAVLFDPLCRELACRVETSRKIIPGGSYIGLQLVLIPERERTTINVDKLDIQLNRLARPWSVSFVQLAERAFGRGINVRLWRKYPSLFSAEYKTRVSPRYAIKDIVQLKQVLASGVQRVNLLSPYREIEHYRLHFYSRQERFLDEYIPMLENMSLRVIDQMQFCVTLDGTLLFIKSFTIKAAKSQYASFNSLKYRMLEMIQAMLDGKAENDALNSLLIMTGMSWQDIDVLRAYRNYYLQLGHKTTLASLHRALLNNPPVTHFLFKYFEARFRPDPAWQDLMVREDQILFPLRLQLLESFASVSDINDDRILRTLFNLIDATMRCNFHRRRSQSEYFVAFKINSLGVIDMQPPRPQHEIYVHAFDMEGIHLRAGRISRGGIRWSDRPDDFRTEILGLMQTQISKNALIIPTGAKGGFVLKKNGVPPDLKTAGKKAYVTLIKGLLDLTDNYDGDQVVKPEGLVTYDDADPYLVVAADKGTAGFSDIANGISEDYRFWLGDAFASGGSKGYNHKELGITARGAWECVKRHFRELGKDIQKEPFTVVGIGSMDGDVFGNGMLLSPCIRLLAAFSGQHIFIDPDPMPGDAPFNERKRLFELPGSSWDDYDRSLISEGGGVYLRSAKDIPISAELRKWLGVRYQILDGESLIRYLLAAPVELLWLGGIGTYVKAAVEKHEEVGDRSNDNVRVNAAELGARVVGEGANLGFTQKARIEYSLKGGRINTDAVDNSAGVDTSDHEVNLKILLTGLQKKNVISDYQQLFVSMTDEVCQLVLADNYAQSLCLSLDVRRCADNPEVFLLLAERLEAAGVFDRVVESFPQTKQVLARPGQTLTRPELAVLMAAAKMQLTQQIQEQVSLLEEACSECYLQAYFPEQVNERYRDYLSSHALASEIRATFVSNKIINQAGCSFLSLDIDRQNVNTMDNVTCYLTFDQVLDGDPFREAVYALDNQLAADKQHSLLLELESILAGFCRWALIHGRKSRPDEQTIRRYRLYLTAYEMYFEQAGLIGTELLQGRFDAYRQQGIPDALARRIVFINSLENFPLIVALSAETEKDFITILKLFNDTTAYLGLNAIYDRLAAMPRHDHWERRVANDLEEGMKRVVGKLVKTMALKNAETCTVYFEQFRERQKVNRYRRIYKEIDMTLPASLLPYIALNRELESLVDQDGAA; from the coding sequence TTGGATATCTTGCTGACCAGTGATGAACATGCCGTCAAAGGGACGCGGCAGCGCCAGCAATTGGTGGCCGTCCAGTGCCTTCTTGACTCCCACCAAGACCACCAAAGACGCCGGTTTTTAAGAAAGCTGGCCGATTATCTGCTGTTCCCCGACAGTTATTTGATTGCCTTTCCGGCTCCGCTGCTGGCCGAACTGATCGATCAGATACTGGATTTTATCGAAACAAAGCCCGAAGCCGCCGCGATGAAAATTGTCTCGTTGGACGACGGCGACAACCGGTTGCTGTTGGTCAATTGCCAGAATGTCCCCCATATCGTGGATTCGATCATGGCTTTGCAGGCCAAGCTGGACATTACCATCGAGTTGCTGGCGCACCCGGTTCTAAGTGTCATGCGCCGCGACGGGCATGTGGTTTATCTGGAAAACGACGTGCTATCGGGCGGTACCGAACTGCTGATTTTGATCCGTCTGGGTTTTGTCGATGAAAAATGCGATGCGCTGCTGCTGCAAGGCATTGCCCGGGCCATTGCCGCCGCATTGAAGATCGACCGCAGCCGCGCCGAGATTCACAGCAAACTGAGCGGTCTGAAGCAAATCCCCGCGCTGGAAAAATACGCCGCCTTTATCGACTGGCTTAAGGATGACGCGTTCGTTTTTGTCGCCTGGCAGCGGTTATCGTCCGATTTACCGGTGCAGCAAATGATAGCTCTTGCTGAGGACGCGTTAACCGATATTGCGCCTTATGCCTGTTATGACGCGGATTTCCCATGCGGCCTGGAAAACATACTGGCCCGGCAAACTGAAGTCATCGTTGAAACCATTCCGGTCATCAGCCCTATTATCCAGGCTCGCCCGTTGGTTTATCTGGGCTTCAGGCAGATCGGGGCAGACGGCGCGTGGATAGAGCACTCGTTCTTCGGCTTGTTCGATGAAGTGGAACTGAATGGAACCCTCAATACGATTCCGGCGCTGAGTGAAAAAATCGACCGTGCGCTGCATGCCATCAAAGTCTACCGCGACAGCCATGAATATTTTCAGCTCAAGGAAATCTTCAATCTGTTTCCAAAAGTCGAAGTGTTTCTGTCCGATGACATTCAGCTACATCTGATCGCGCAGTCGCTGAAACGCTATCTTTACCGTCCTGAAGTCATCAAGTTGCTGATATTGACCAGCGCCAGCCCGAACAGGCTATCAGCCCTGATCATCGTTCCGGTCGTGCTTTACAGGGCCGGCATAGAGGCGGTTCTGTTTGATCCGCTGTGCCGGGAGCTGGCCTGTCGCGTGGAAACCAGCCGCAAAATTATCCCGGGCGGCAGTTATATCGGCCTGCAACTGGTGCTGATCCCTGAACGGGAACGAACCACGATCAATGTCGACAAGCTGGATATCCAGCTTAACCGGCTGGCCCGGCCCTGGTCCGTATCGTTCGTGCAACTGGCGGAAAGGGCCTTCGGTCGAGGCATTAATGTTCGATTGTGGCGGAAATACCCGTCATTGTTCTCGGCGGAATATAAAACCCGGGTGTCGCCGCGTTACGCAATCAAGGATATCGTGCAACTGAAGCAGGTGCTGGCATCAGGCGTCCAACGCGTCAACCTGCTGAGCCCTTATCGGGAAATCGAGCATTATCGGCTGCATTTTTACAGCCGGCAGGAACGTTTTCTCGATGAATATATTCCGATGCTGGAAAACATGAGCCTGAGAGTCATCGACCAGATGCAGTTTTGCGTCACGCTTGACGGCACTTTGCTGTTTATCAAAAGCTTCACTATCAAGGCGGCCAAAAGCCAGTACGCCAGTTTCAACAGCCTGAAATACCGCATGCTGGAGATGATACAGGCCATGCTGGACGGCAAGGCCGAAAATGATGCACTCAACAGCCTGCTGATCATGACCGGTATGAGCTGGCAGGATATCGACGTGCTCAGGGCCTACCGCAATTACTACCTGCAACTGGGCCATAAGACCACGCTGGCCAGTCTGCATCGCGCCTTGTTGAATAATCCGCCGGTCACGCATTTTCTGTTCAAATACTTCGAGGCCCGCTTCAGGCCGGACCCCGCCTGGCAGGATCTCATGGTCAGGGAAGACCAGATATTATTTCCGCTGCGCCTGCAACTGCTCGAAAGCTTTGCATCGGTGTCCGACATCAATGATGACCGGATTTTGCGCACGCTGTTCAACCTGATCGATGCCACCATGCGCTGCAATTTTCATCGGCGCCGCAGCCAGTCCGAGTATTTTGTCGCCTTCAAGATCAACAGCCTCGGCGTCATCGATATGCAGCCTCCCAGGCCGCAGCATGAGATTTACGTGCATGCATTCGATATGGAAGGCATCCATCTGCGCGCCGGCAGGATTTCACGCGGCGGCATACGCTGGTCCGATCGCCCTGACGATTTCAGGACCGAGATTCTCGGACTCATGCAAACCCAGATCAGCAAAAACGCGCTGATCATTCCGACCGGCGCGAAAGGCGGCTTTGTCCTCAAGAAAAACGGCGTGCCTCCCGATCTGAAAACGGCCGGCAAAAAAGCCTATGTCACGTTGATAAAGGGGCTGCTCGACTTGACCGATAACTATGACGGCGATCAGGTCGTCAAGCCCGAAGGCCTGGTGACTTACGATGATGCCGACCCGTATCTGGTCGTAGCCGCCGACAAGGGCACGGCCGGGTTTTCGGATATCGCCAACGGGATTTCGGAAGACTACCGGTTCTGGCTGGGCGATGCGTTCGCAAGCGGCGGCTCAAAGGGCTACAACCACAAGGAATTGGGCATTACCGCCCGAGGCGCCTGGGAATGCGTAAAGCGCCATTTCCGCGAGCTGGGCAAGGATATCCAGAAAGAGCCGTTTACGGTGGTCGGCATCGGCAGCATGGATGGCGACGTGTTCGGCAACGGCATGCTGCTGTCGCCGTGCATTCGCCTGCTGGCGGCTTTCAGCGGTCAGCATATCTTTATCGATCCCGATCCGATGCCGGGCGATGCGCCGTTCAACGAGCGCAAGCGCCTGTTTGAATTGCCTGGATCGAGCTGGGACGATTACGACCGCAGCCTCATTTCCGAAGGCGGAGGCGTCTATCTTCGATCGGCCAAGGACATCCCGATTTCGGCCGAGCTCAGGAAATGGCTGGGCGTGCGTTATCAGATCCTGGACGGCGAGTCGCTGATCCGCTATCTGCTGGCCGCGCCGGTCGAGCTGTTGTGGCTGGGCGGCATCGGCACCTACGTGAAAGCGGCTGTAGAAAAACACGAAGAAGTCGGCGACCGCAGCAATGACAACGTACGCGTTAATGCGGCCGAGCTCGGCGCGCGCGTGGTGGGCGAGGGCGCCAATCTGGGCTTCACGCAGAAGGCGCGCATCGAATACAGCCTGAAGGGCGGCCGCATCAACACCGATGCGGTCGATAATTCGGCCGGTGTCGATACTTCCGACCATGAAGTCAATCTGAAAATCCTGCTGACCGGCCTGCAAAAGAAGAACGTCATCAGTGATTACCAACAGTTGTTCGTCAGCATGACCGATGAAGTCTGCCAACTGGTGCTGGCCGATAATTATGCTCAGAGCCTTTGCCTGTCGCTCGATGTCCGGCGCTGCGCCGACAACCCGGAGGTTTTTCTGCTGCTGGCCGAGCGTCTGGAAGCTGCCGGCGTTTTCGATCGGGTAGTCGAATCATTTCCCCAGACCAAGCAGGTGCTGGCCCGGCCGGGGCAAACCCTGACCCGGCCGGAGCTGGCCGTATTGATGGCGGCCGCCAAGATGCAGCTGACGCAACAGATACAGGAGCAGGTCTCTTTGCTCGAAGAGGCCTGCAGTGAATGTTATCTGCAGGCCTATTTTCCCGAACAGGTCAATGAGCGTTACAGGGATTATCTGTCCAGTCATGCGCTGGCCAGTGAAATTAGGGCTACCTTCGTCAGCAACAAGATCATCAATCAGGCTGGTTGCAGTTTTCTGAGCCTCGACATCGACAGGCAAAACGTCAACACCATGGATAACGTCACCTGCTACCTGACCTTTGACCAGGTATTGGACGGCGACCCCTTCAGAGAGGCTGTTTACGCGCTGGACAATCAGCTGGCCGCCGATAAGCAGCACTCGCTGTTGCTTGAACTTGAAAGCATCCTGGCTGGCTTCTGCCGGTGGGCCCTGATTCATGGCCGGAAAAGCCGTCCGGATGAACAGACCATTCGCCGCTATCGCCTCTATCTGACGGCTTACGAAATGTACTTTGAGCAAGCCGGCCTCATCGGAACCGAGCTGCTTCAGGGGCGTTTTGATGCCTACCGGCAACAGGGCATTCCCGATGCGCTGGCCCGCAGGATCGTATTTATCAACAGCCTTGAAAATTTCCCGCTGATCGTGGCGCTGTCTGCCGAAACCGAGAAAGATTTCATTACCATCCTGAAACTATTCAACGACACCACCGCTTATCTGGGCCTCAATGCCATCTATGACCGCTTGGCGGCCATGCCGCGCCATGATCATTGGGAGAGAAGAGTCGCCAATGATCTGGAGGAGGGCATGAAGCGAGTAGTAGGCAAGCTGGTCAAGACGATGGCGCTTAAAAATGCCGAAACCTGCACCGTTTATTTCGAGCAGTTCCGCGAAAGGCAAAAGGTCAATCGTTACCGGCGCATTTACAAGGAAATTGATATGACTTTGCCGGCCAGCTTATTGCCGTATATCGCCTTGAACAGGGAACTGGAAAGTCTGGTTGATCAGGATGGGGCTGCTTGA
- a CDS encoding DUF2202 domain-containing protein has translation MLKFKASITSAALCLIFFTASAHVYAGQKNAGGSNQALSSTETESVLFMREEEKMARDVYLTLYDFWNDQVFLNIYNSEQKHMDAVKQLLDKYGLKDPAIGGVGLFSNPDLQGLYDELIAQGEKSAMEAFHVGALIEEVDIRDIQAVINAMTHSDIVNVYENLLQGSRNHLKAFVGKIEANGVDYQAQVLTQQEVDEIVAQQ, from the coding sequence ATGCTTAAATTTAAAGCTTCAATTACCAGCGCGGCTTTGTGCCTCATCTTTTTCACCGCATCCGCTCATGTCTATGCCGGCCAGAAAAATGCAGGCGGTAGCAATCAAGCTTTGAGCAGCACTGAAACAGAATCTGTGCTATTTATGCGTGAAGAAGAAAAGATGGCCAGAGATGTTTACCTGACACTTTATGATTTCTGGAATGATCAGGTTTTCCTTAATATCTACAATTCCGAACAGAAGCATATGGATGCCGTGAAGCAGTTGCTGGATAAATACGGTTTAAAAGATCCTGCTATTGGCGGTGTCGGTCTCTTCAGTAATCCCGATCTGCAAGGGTTATATGACGAACTGATCGCCCAAGGTGAAAAATCCGCCATGGAAGCCTTTCATGTAGGGGCACTGATCGAAGAGGTTGATATACGTGACATTCAGGCAGTTATCAATGCAATGACTCACTCCGACATTGTCAATGTTTATGAGAATCTGTTACAGGGATCACGCAATCACTTGAAGGCATTTGTAGGGAAAATTGAAGCCAATGGTGTGGACTATCAGGCTCAGGTTCTGACCCAGCAGGAAGTGGATGAAATTGTGGCTCAACAATAG
- a CDS encoding potassium transporter Kup produces MPQQQSHSKQQLASLALGAIGVVFGDIGTSPLYALKEVFHGGVPIDQLHVLGVLSLVFWSLTLVVTTKYAIFIMRADNKGEGGIMALMALALQGSRDKPGRMRFIITIGLLGAALFYGDGMITPAISVLGAVEGLSVVAPPLAQYVVPITIIVLGGLFVIQAKGTGQVGRLFAPVMCFWFLTLAVLGITNIVHAPSVLVAINPYFAVHLLMELGWHGFLIMGAVVLIITGAEALYADMGHFGLKPIRYAWFSFVFPALLLNYFGQGALLIEHPEAIQNPFYLLAPTWAQYPLLLLATLATVIASQAVISGAFSVTRQAIQLGYCPRMQILHTSGEEMGQVYISVVNWLLMVSVFVLVLSFQSSSALASAYGIAVTGTMIVDTVLAFIVIKELWRWKITTSITFLSVFLIIDFLFLSSNSLKIPSGGWLPLLIGTALFLIMTTWIKGRGLLAAYLDEKRVLFEELEEKVLDQSLVTVPGSAMYLAKNLHGVPQVMVHNLEHNHVLHEQVMVLTVVTKEEPYVDEAHRVKIRTFGQNQNYHRVKLYFGFQQTPDVRRALELCRQHGLVIDPEQTSFFIGRERVSFRRKSPMPPWRRPLFSFLFHNSSSAIEFFKIPAELVIELGIRIEL; encoded by the coding sequence ATGCCCCAACAACAAAGTCATTCCAAACAGCAACTGGCCAGCCTGGCATTGGGGGCGATAGGCGTGGTGTTTGGCGACATCGGCACCAGCCCTTTATATGCGCTCAAGGAAGTCTTCCACGGCGGCGTGCCGATCGATCAACTCCATGTGCTCGGCGTGCTGTCGCTGGTTTTTTGGTCGCTGACGCTGGTGGTCACAACCAAATACGCGATCTTCATCATGCGCGCCGATAACAAAGGCGAAGGCGGCATCATGGCATTAATGGCGCTGGCGCTGCAGGGTTCCCGGGATAAGCCGGGCCGGATGCGTTTCATCATCACCATTGGCTTGCTCGGCGCGGCGCTATTTTACGGTGACGGCATGATCACGCCGGCCATTTCCGTGCTCGGCGCGGTCGAAGGACTGAGCGTTGTTGCTCCACCGTTAGCGCAATACGTAGTGCCGATTACTATTATTGTGTTGGGCGGGCTGTTTGTGATACAGGCTAAAGGCACCGGCCAGGTCGGCAGACTGTTCGCGCCGGTTATGTGCTTCTGGTTTCTGACCTTGGCGGTTCTGGGCATCACCAATATTGTGCATGCGCCCAGTGTACTGGTCGCGATTAATCCGTATTTTGCCGTGCACTTGCTGATGGAATTGGGCTGGCATGGCTTTCTGATCATGGGCGCCGTAGTACTGATCATCACAGGCGCCGAAGCGCTGTATGCCGATATGGGGCATTTTGGCCTGAAACCGATACGCTATGCCTGGTTCAGCTTTGTATTTCCGGCTTTGCTGCTCAATTATTTTGGCCAGGGCGCGCTGCTGATCGAGCATCCCGAAGCGATACAGAACCCGTTTTATCTGCTCGCGCCGACCTGGGCGCAGTATCCGTTGTTGCTGCTGGCGACACTGGCTACTGTCATTGCCTCGCAGGCAGTCATTTCCGGCGCTTTTTCGGTAACCCGGCAGGCCATACAGTTGGGTTATTGTCCGCGCATGCAGATTTTGCATACCTCCGGCGAGGAAATGGGACAGGTTTATATTTCTGTTGTCAACTGGCTGCTGATGGTTTCAGTGTTTGTACTGGTACTGAGCTTCCAGTCCTCGTCGGCGCTGGCTTCGGCTTACGGCATTGCCGTGACAGGCACCATGATTGTCGACACCGTCCTGGCCTTCATCGTCATCAAGGAACTCTGGCGGTGGAAGATAACGACCAGCATCACCTTTTTGTCGGTTTTCCTGATTATCGATTTCCTGTTCCTGTCCTCGAACAGCCTGAAGATTCCATCCGGCGGCTGGTTGCCGTTGCTCATCGGTACTGCGCTGTTTCTGATCATGACCACCTGGATCAAAGGCCGCGGGCTATTGGCGGCTTATCTGGATGAAAAACGGGTATTGTTCGAAGAATTGGAAGAAAAAGTATTGGATCAGTCCCTGGTGACGGTGCCAGGTTCGGCCATGTATCTGGCCAAAAACCTGCATGGCGTACCGCAGGTGATGGTGCACAACCTTGAGCACAATCATGTCCTGCACGAGCAAGTCATGGTGCTGACGGTCGTGACCAAGGAAGAGCCGTATGTGGATGAAGCGCATCGGGTCAAGATCCGGACTTTCGGGCAGAATCAGAATTACCATCGCGTGAAGCTTTATTTCGGCTTTCAGCAAACCCCTGATGTGCGCCGTGCTCTGGAGTTATGCAGGCAGCACGGCTTGGTCATCGATCCCGAACAGACTTCGTTTTTCATCGGCCGCGAACGGGTGTCTTTCCGGCGTAAAAGCCCGATGCCGCCATGGCGCCGGCCCCTGTTCAGCTTTTTATTCCATAACTCATCCAGCGCGATAGAGTTTTTTAAAATTCCAGCCGAGCTGGTCATCGAACTGGGCATTCGTATTGAACTTTAA